The DNA region tttttttttttttaacttgcactgaaTGTTTATCActcttttaatactgtttttatcagctgctggagtatatgaatttccccttggggattaagtgtctgtctgtcctgtATTTTCTAGTTACCACTAGATTGTTGTGACTGTGGCATGATACAGTGCTATGCATTGATTAGTTTTCCCCAGAAAATTATAAATTACTAGCATGAACCCAGCAAACTCTTGCCAGAACAATGTCTTCAGTAACACAATACCAGTGACAGAGTTTTGCTCAACAACATAAAAGATACATCCAAAGGAGGCAACTTAAAATGCAATGCAGCAAAGAATTTGGTATTGGCTGTGCCAGTTAGAATCTCATTTAATTGAGGGAATGaacttacaaaaaatatttaaaaagcaaatgaaaagcagTGGCACCTTATAAGCAATGGGTCGGTCGATTCGACCTGTGTTTGGCATGTTACAGTGCGATCTTAAGGGTTTCCATTACGAAGGGTGAAGTTCTGTTTGGTGTAATCTGTTGCTGATGGGCTCTCAGGCAAGTTTgttgtgaaacaaaaataaggagagctttatttgtattttaattacacATCACCCCCCAGTGAAAATCCAGTGCTCTCCTACTAAATTTGTCGTTGTGCTCACCTTACCTTGGGGTCGAGTTATTTAGGATTGTAATTGTCATTGCCATTAGTATAGGTAGCACAGAAGTCAGAAGAATGCAGTTTACagcatacttttattttatttttttattaacttaatactaatgcattttgaaattctgaaaaCTTTTCTGCAAAGTTTTATATAATAAGGTTTGCAAATAACATAGTATCTTGAACTGTGATTAAGTGTATGTAGCCACTCTCAGTGCtgaaattacaccttttggtgTTTAAGTATATAGAAGAGAATTTCAACGAATTCCTATGAAGAACCTTCTCATTTATGAGTGCAGTGTCTTAAAACAAATGCAGTTTGAAAAAATGAAACGCatcataaacataaaacataatattgCTGCATAGACAAAAGAAGTATCATGCAACATatgcaaaaaatatgaaaatataaaatactctagccacattacctgtcaaagacagttaGTAATAGAATACATTAGAAATACTTGATATATGTCTTGCCTTActtgtaccttcagcacctttcctcgaGATCTTTGTgggtctgaacctctcttgcctGGTGGTCCCTCTCTCGAATGCATTTTCATTAAGCCAGACTCATTTGTTGGCGCCTTGCTCGCCTCCTGTCCTCTTTTGTACTTTCCATCTGTGAGTCTCACACCTTTACTCTTCCTTGTGTGTCTCATATTTGCACATAGTCTTTCTATcatatcaccaaagccaaactaaacaATCAGACTGCTTGTAGGTACCGggcacaaacatacatacacacacacacacagacagacagaccttagtgttttattatattgtagatctATGCAAAGTGGTTTTAAGTTCAAAGTCTGTCCATAGCTAATCCTATACATGCACATATTTCTAtccattttaaatatatactatatatagagagagagaaagacaggagaagaagagagagttGACATGactaaggtttttaaaattgtgaaaggaaCCAGTGGTGGATCCATCcgttattttaaatgaaattcttcaacaaaaacatggggacacagacgGAAACTTGTACAGGACAGATTTTGCTCTAATGTTACAATGATTCTTCTTCTCTCAGAAAGCTGTAGACATTCATAATAAATTATGaagtatttattaataaattatgaaATAAGAGAGTGCTAATGTAAGGACTTTCATActcatcttgatgttattttggaaaaaaatggatgaataggaCTGACAAGTTGTATTGGGTTGAATGACTTGTTTTCTTCAaacttgttctaatgttctaaatacaATCAGGAAGCCCATCTTGTCCGTCTATTTTCTGATCTTGTTTTTTCCATTACACAGCTGCATTGGGTCAGAGTCATTAAAGGCAGCATTGTGCACAATCAACTCGGAAGAAGACATCAGTTCATCCCAGGGCACACTTGTTGATCTCAGGCCAACTAAgattcaccagttaacctaacatgcagagAAACACACCTAAGGAATATGTGAAAATATCAAGAGACAGACAGTGCAACTGAGTTGAGAGTTACAAACTTGGTCCCGTGCACTTTGAGACAGAGGAAGTGCTAGCCACTGTTATATCTGGCCTtcataacaaaacatttaacagatGTGGATATGGAGGTGAGGGATGTGGTATATTAACAAGTTCTACAGCTGTAACTGTGCCTTTTACCAGAatttatttgtagtactagggtgttgtaccgtgttagccatgatgaatgtagagaaaagccaagcaaaatgacaccttttattggctaactaaaaagattacaatatgccagctttcgaggcaactcaggccccttcttcaggcaagatgtaatttatttaaatgctaaACTTGTAGCCCATTCCCGAGCGTCTCCAACGTTTGGACCCTACTATTATCATTTTACTCATTCTTTTTTCCAATTCACTAGCTTGAACCATATATGGATGAGAAGTTCATTGCCCAAGCCTTTGTCACTATGGGAGAGACTGTGACAGGAGTGAGAATAATCCGCAATAGAATTACTGGGTAAGGGAATTGTTGATAATTTCATAGAATTGTGATTTCTTTATGATTTGCCCTGGTCTGACTGCAGGCTGGGAAAGCTTAAACAGTTTTTCCAGTACTGACTACAggaactcatttttaaaacttaatgACTAGAAAAGATCTGAATTTTGGCTTATTTATCCTGGGCAAGGATTTCTAGGCTATTCCTAAGCATTTTCAATATAATAACTAATTTCTAGGTTTTTagatcaataaaatttaaaaggcaGAGCGTTTCCCATGGTGTCAGCTTCCAATGTTTATGTTTGTTCCCAAAAATATTGAAGTAAACGGTCTATAAAAACATGAGAAGGGGTATAAGAATTTGGATTAGCAATCTAAATTAAATTCAGCACATAGGTACTAAGCCcatctaaatactgtatatacagaaataaaaagctAGTGGCATGTGTCATCTGACATAGAGACTCGACGCGTGGTCTTTGgaacaacaaatgaaatgaaaagaaaatgattttttccacttttgaaaacaACCTGTCATCTGTTATAGGAAAAGATAAATTGCCTgcccattttaatatttttgcattttaatttggtgagccattgcagaaatttcaaaacttctTTAATTTACAGGAGCACTGCAGGCTAttgctttgtggagtttgcagatGAGGTCACAGCAGAAAGATGTCTTCTGAAAATCAATGGAAAACCTCTTCCAGGAGCCACCCCTGTAAGTGAGAAGCCACATGGGGGTGTTTATTTCACACATTCACAGACCTTCAATTactctttagttttatttatttagggtTTCTGCACACAGTGAGGTGTTTGGTGTATAGAGAAGAATGATAATTATAAACTACttttatattaatgtatatattttgttgATTTAATGCAGATTTATTAGGGTCAATGGCATCTATTTAACCCATTCTGTagatttattgttcatttaatggacttgttaatatactgtacttgaaatACTTTAAGATTTACTTATACAAGACCCATTTGGGAATTCCAGGACTGCTATCTAGAGGCCAATAAAACAGGAATTGTCAGTCCTTGAAGAACACAGACCATCTTGGCAGTTGTATTTGTATGCACATGAGCAAGTATAAGTCAGGTAAACATTAGCCAATAATGGCCAAATTTGTGACTAGTGCCAcgatttataaaattaattcataTCTGAATTTATATTTCTAAAAGGTTCTGCATATTCCATGTTTGTCATTTTAGAAGGTGGTTTATTTATAGGAAAATATTGTTgactcaaaatattttttgctttattttagccAAAAAGATTCAAGTTAAACAGAGCTACTTATGGAAAGCAAGCTGATAATAGGTAAAAACAATGAAAGTTTGAGTTTTAAAAGGCTGGTTTGTAGAGATGTCActcaatacattttctttttgtttatttcagtccTGAGTATTCTGTGTTTGTTGGTGACTTGACATCAGATGTGGATGATGGAATGCTATATGAATTCTTTCTTAGTCGGTATCCATCTTGTAGAGGAGGAAAAGTTGTTCTGGATCACTTAGGTAACTCAAGGTAAGGAAACTATAAACTAAGAGGCATCAGCATTCTTGACTCGAGCTCATGTGTGTGCAtggaatgatattttttttagcaataaTGTTGTCATGTTTATCAAAATCATACAGTAAATCTTTTACAAAAAAGCTAGTGTTTATACcatatctttttcttttctactcCACTGGTATTcactgcaatatacagtatactgtggaGAAAAAGAGACACACATTTTCTGCATTAAAGGGAATAAAGGAAATTAgaaattacatttacttaaaaattcTTTTAACTAAAGCAGATAGACGACCAGAGCAATTATTTAAGGAGCTGGTGCAGTATGGCTGGTATTATTGAGTCATGTACGGTATTTGGTTTACTATCTGCTTCATAGGATTTCTTTACATTTCAGGGGTTGTGGTTTTGTGAAGTTTATGGATGAAAGTGAGCAGAAACGGGTCCTTGAGGAATGTCAAGGGATACTGGGACTTGGAGGAAAGCCTCTACGACTGAGTCTGGCAAAAGCGTATGTCTGTATTAATATGAATAAGAATATCAgtgtatttcctttcatcctttTACAGGGAAATATCACATATATGGTGTAGATATTTTCAGCTGATGTATTGTAGGTAATTgccttttatttaatatgtttctTCACTACTAAAGTAATATGCTGTCTGTTTCTTGCCATTAGAAGCAAGATTTGTCCAACCTCAATGGGCTACCTCCAAACATGTAACTACAACTATAACCAGTACTATGAACAATACCAAAATTACTATGCACAGTGGGGCTATGACCAGAATACTGGCAGCTATAGTTACAGTTACCCTCAGTATGGCTACACACAGAGCACCATGCAGGTAAGCCATGCCTAAAgctgtaataattatttttaataatgcataGCATACTAGAAATGCTCCtaaattgtttttgtatatgtatatattggaAGTGTCATCATTGAGTGAGGTAGCTCAGCAGTCTTACTATGCTCAAACTGAACTTCATTTATGATTCTACTACAATGTATAAAGAAGACTGCTAAGTTCCCATTTAAATTGTGCTCTCTTTCTGGTGGTCTATACCTGCAATCATCACCCCTAGCCAGATACTCTATAAGAAATACATTgatatataaacaaaattatatagtaatataatgtcataattattattattattggattttattgaaatcaaataacattccatagaaATAAgtgaagttttacaaaaataaacaaatgagaaagagagctaggccagcagagtaaactTTTAAGttagtaaaaataattaaataaataaatagagataaatagagttaaaaaaagaaaaaaagaggggaAAGAATctgtttcctcaatttaaatgtttattctaaaatgttattgattagatcctgccaggttttgaaaaagttttgagcagatcttgtaagtaagaatttgatttttctaaTGTCAAGTGATATAGAACATTCTAATAATTATTAAATGTGTATAGCTTTAGGCCTTACACTTATGTAATAATGTCGCACTttgtttttactgtgttctcCTTTCAGGTTTACATAAAGTTCTATTTATATGTGTTTTTGGTGGGAATAGCTAGGTACCCCATAAGATACCATATTAATTTGTACACCACAAATGCTATCATTGCTGCATAAATTCTCCCACGTATTTAAGGgacaaaaatacacacagaaaaaaaaaaaaaaaaaacttattcgaCAATGTATTCCATTAAAACCTGTTGTAGTACTCTAATGCATTGAATTTTTCACTTAGATCAAAAATCTATTTTCTacctagccatccatccatccatccacccatctctTTCTTATTAAAGTCAGAAATAAATATGGTTAGATTAAAAACAATTAGCTGAGGAGCAGTGTTCATTGGTTTTTGGGATTTCATGTGTATCAATACATATGCAGTAAATGGTGcaatctcattaaaaaaaaaaaaaaaaaaaaaaagaaagcaaccaAATCCCCTCAACATTTTGTGCTACTGCTTCCCAATAGAATCATTTTAGATTCCTATACATGAACCATTAAATGTCATAAAATTGTAACAGAAATAAGGTTTGAACTCTTAAGACTTAAAATTTATAATGAAAAGACCCAACCTGATAGTGGAAACATAATCCCTCCTTCTTTCTCTGCATGATCCAAATACAGTATTGCTAATTGTAAAGAACACAAATTAAAGTCAAGAGTGCATATTTATGATAAACTATATGTTGaaaaaaagtactttaaaaataaataatatcaaatgaaGCCCATCACCCCACTCCTTTGACAGAGTATATATAGTACAACATACAACAAAACACTTGAGAAGACATCTGTCTGTGCTGAAAGATGAATAGACATACCTGTATAAAACACATAGAACAATCGAAATAAATGAAATTCTACCATTTATTAAGTAAATGATAAGTACCGTATAAGCAAGGTGTGTATCCCGTTTTAGCATCTGAAGGAGCTTACGGTCTCACTCCCTCTaatcttttaaaataactgtGCATCTAAATGTACAATATATGCATCCTAAGTCACATtcaaacacacaaagacataGAATGGGTGCCATTTGTGCATCATTTGGCATGGTGTTGGGGTCATTTGGCAATCTCACTTCCACTAGGTCATGACCCCAAGGTTACAAATCAAGGCAAAAGACAGAGAATTCAGAAAATATGGTCAGTAAACCACCTGAAACAATGTAGAAAAAAATAGCTGACTCCCTGTAGGTTGTTGTTACATTTGTTTATGAATGTTGGTGgtaaatataatacacaatatCTTTTGAGTTCAGTTTTTATTGTCCTTATGGTGTGACACtggcatttattttactttacttcaCATACTtattgtccttttaaaaatctggCATGTAAAAGAGAGAGATCTGTATTTAaacttaatataatatttttaaaattacattatccAAATCGGGACTGCATTGTAATTCAAAGATCAGCTCACTTCATCCATAGACCAATCTTTTAAAATGAgatcctttatttttttcctgcttaCAGTCATTACAATATTTATCTGTAAATACAGTTGGCAGCAATACAACGCAATCTCTGGAGTTCCAAATTAATTTGCACATGCCCGTAAATAAAGTTACTGCGTGTGTTTTATTGTACACTTGCAATACTTAACTCAGATTTCCTGTACTGGGTTTTTTGCTGTCTTAAATAGTAGTATTCTGAGCAGGAGCAGAGGTTTGCTTTTATCACGTGGTTTTAGAGGTTTGAAACATCAACAATACCAAGCATCATTAACTAAAGAGTACCAAACAGACATATGCATGGTATGACTGGTACAAATGTCAGCACAAGAGGAGCGTCACATTTTTCAtagctgggtttttttttctatttgctcATTAAGAAAGATTTTTGAATCAAATAGACAGACTCTGTACATACAAGTAGAGTTTGTGCCTGGTATTTTGTCTAATAAAATTTTGTGCACAGAAATTCTACAGCTTGCTAGTAGCAGAGCTGCTTGCAGGACTAcactagtgggtgtgtgtgtttgtcttttcAGTCCTATGAAGAAGTAGAAGATGATGCCCTTGAAGGTTAGTACTATAATTATGAagaattttaatgtttgtgagTTAAAACTAACTTTGTAACCATAGTAGGgttacttttgttaataaacGAACATTATGCCTAGTAgtgatgcatttaattatcttacAATGCATGCAAAATTATCtaaaatgttttgatgaaaaCAGCCTTGAACAGTTGTCACTACTATGCTACATTTAAATGTACTAATTTTAAGTAGAGTTTAACAGCTTTGTTTTTAACAATagcaactttttattttttataggaatctaatgtattttattataactttGATCTGAGCTGGTTAAATTTTAATCCAACCATCAAAGGTAATTTCCCTGTTGTTAAACATTACAATTTTGTTTACCTACTCACGCACATATATTTAGGATGGCTATTTATCCATGAAATCTGCTCACCATATCTGCCTTATTTACCTTACATGCTATGAAGaatacttttttgtcttttttctactTGTAGATCCAGCCCCCCATACTGATGTTGAAGAAGCTAATAGGCAGTTTGTGGAGCAAAGTGAAGAACTTTATGACGCATTAGTGGACTGTCAGTGGCAGCCACTGGATTCTGCAAGTGCTGAAATCCCTGTGCACCTTTAAATAGCGATTcaaaacaaaagcagcttcaagaAAACTCTTATCCATCTtgtttgtttcttctgtgaaagtGGCAAATGAACTGCAACCATTAGTTGTGAACCATACATAACTGTACTTTTTTAGGTGTGTTGGCATTAAATGCTGTCAtcatgtctgtctgcctgtcggTCCTTTCGTCCATATAAAAAAACACTCCCCCAGTGGACTCATTTCGTTGAAATTTGGGACACTTCATCTTCAAAGAAATTTCAGTTTAATTATTATTCTGATATCTCCAAATGCaggtttttgtaatttctttgttTAGATTTTAAAAACCCCAATTTAGAAAAGAATGGCAAAGTTACACATTCTCTACAACCTCATTTACTCAAGTTAACCTTGTGTATTGCATACTTTCCTCATTTGTATATTCAATTCCCACATCTGACGGCCAAATAAATCCCCAGTACAAATTATAAAAATGGTAGCGGAGTCATGCTCACTTCAACAAATATTTATTGGGTACATCTTTCAAAAATTTCATGTTTAAAAAGTATGAAGTATAATAAGCCACAGACcctccacaaccaacaactaacaacagGACATCATTCAGTGTAATtcttacaaatacaaaaatgtctACGAAAGCTAGCTCAGCCACCATAAGCTTATTTGTGCTCGGCTATTATAGTAAGCTATTGAAAACATGctacaaaaatttttaataagcaAAAAATGTGCTCTTTTTGaataagtaaattaacaaaagtgaaaaatgctCCCAGTTTTAGAATACATCCCTTAACTCACTTGAATGTTAtgccatacatacattttttaacttgatTAAATGTGCTTTTACAGTTAGTTAGGTGTATTGGTTTGCTACCCAATTCTGAAACAACtgttaatttaatgtaaatattaagCTGTTAATTAATTAACAATTACTACACAGACATGTGTTATGCCTTTGCTTGCTGATTAACTGGATTTTGTAATAAcattgaaggagaaaaaaaaatgtcagcctGTACATGGCTTTGTACCTCTTCTCACACTTTCTTTATAAAACTTTTCATTCATAAAAGGTGAATTAGCATAAAGCAAGATTATATGTTAGGAATTTCACTGCCATCCATCCGTCTGTCTTTCTACCAGTCTGTGTAAAATGTATTGAAGCACCAACTATTTCAAGTAAATCACGTTGTCCGTTAATGCTGTTCCCTGATAGGCTTTTTAATTCAGCTGCAGTGATCAGCCGAGAGTAGCTTAAGTCCAGTATGCTTGTGTAAGAGCTTAGCAGGTAATGAATTTACAGTAAATCAGTTATGTGAATGGAGATATTTACTGAAAATTGTGGTCAGTATTTAAAAGAAGATTTCAGTCAAAAGCAAgatgtgacaaaattaaaaatctaaatggCTGAAGCAAGCTGAAGACACCCTGAAAAATACATTAAGAGTGAAAACCTTGATGTTACGCGAATGCTTGTGGCTTGCTATAGTAGCTACATTCAGTTATCTGGATAATCTTcaataataaactaaaaagtTTCCTGATAAAACTAGCAGGATGTTTTAtttgattgtatttattttacttcatttttttatttgaacaaaagaacattgcatacaatcaagtcgaacttaaataacaaatgacttcatagtgAGCACATGAACACAAAAAAGCTaaaactacaaaaaacaaaaattaaaagaaaaaagatcagaaagttaagaaatggaaagcagcAAAACCAAACCTAACAACCCTAAAggctattttataaataatatcaaaaacagTAATGAGGCTTAAAATCTAAATTCTACTTAATCTCCCTAAATGTAGgcatcatttttatttacttttttttttttaagagcaaaaACTTTCTTTCATTACAACTACTTGATGAAAATTGTTTAATCATAACCAttgctgtttttgtaaataatatatgcatatttaagtttattttattttaatacatgccTGAATTTTAACAAGTCTGTATGTATGCCTAAAATCAATCTTATTTTAAATCAACAGTGGATTTCCTGTAGTGGAAATGTTGTCAGCGATGTCTGCATTAGTGATGTGTATCTTATGATACactaaaataaattaaccaaaatatgttttaaatgcaaTAGCATTTCTGGAAACTTTCAACAAATTAGACTAGATATCAGAGATTTATATAATATCTTAAGTCTCAGTATTTACTGGAGGAACATGGATTATTTTGGAGTGAATGTCAGGAATGGTTTTTAAAGCCAAAGTATACATTTTGCTTCATAGGGGTGAACTGCATAACCAGTCTCAACAAATATACATTGCATATATAAATCAATCTGTGATGCATTAactatcatacagtatatattgtatgaGATGTATGTCAGTGGAACCCAAGGTGAGAATATTGTAACATTTttgatagtattttttttttttttaaagcaacattatataaaataatatttgaaaagaatttgtcttttttgtaccTAACTtaacaatgtatatatttacttcaGTAGATTTCAAAATacttaatttaaaatactttatctGTACACTTCAAACATAGTGCATCTCCCCGAGTTTTAATAAACCCATCAACATCAGACACACCATCCCATTCACAGATGTACACAGAAGGTTCTCTGTAGTATTAACAGCATTGTCACATGTACtgactacagtgaaattcttaacatGCACGTCCAAACAACATGTAAGTTGTTGCCAGTCTCCGGCACCATGGTAAACAAGAGTGTTTTTAAAGGTGTAAGTTCATTTTAATTCATAGCAGACACAAAGCTGCTTACTAGATGTACTCCTTAGtcatgtttttaattatattctCAAGTAATAAAGTTAATCATACACAAATACTAATATTACTACATTGTGAATGTGTGAGTACACATGGTATAGTATGGCATGACAGCAAAGGTACACATTAAACAAGAAATACACAGactaaaacattaacaaaagttATCTTCCTTGAATCTCCATGTAATACTGTCTGTGCAATTCCTACCTTGATATGAACGAGTAGAAAGTTTATGTAATACAGATCATTTTCTGTAGATAAAAGAATTTGAGACAAACTGAGAtaaaagattaataaagtataactgTTCTAATGGGGGTGACACCAGTGATTACAAACCCTGGCCTTACATGGAATCAGTGGTGAATGGGCAGTGCCTCTGTTTCAGGTTTGGTCCAGCATATAGTAT from Erpetoichthys calabaricus chromosome 14, fErpCal1.3, whole genome shotgun sequence includes:
- the LOC114665351 gene encoding tRNA selenocysteine 1-associated protein 1-like isoform X2 yields the protein MELEPYMDEKFIAQAFVTMGETVTGVRIIRNRITGSTAGYCFVEFADEVTAERCLLKINGKPLPGATPPKRFKLNRATYGKQADNSPEYSVFVGDLTSDVDDGMLYEFFLSRYPSCRGGKVVLDHLGNSRGCGFVKFMDESEQKRVLEECQGILGLGGKPLRLSLAKASKICPTSMGYLQTCNYNYNQYYEQYQNYYAQWGYDQNTGSYSYSYPQYGYTQSTMQSYEEVEDDALEDPAPHTDVEEANRQFVEQSEELYDALVDCQWQPLDSASAEIPVHL
- the LOC114665351 gene encoding tRNA selenocysteine 1-associated protein 1-like isoform X4, with amino-acid sequence MSTLWMGNLEPYMDEKFIAQAFVTMGETVTGVRIIRNRITGSTAGYCFVEFADEVTAERCLLKINGKPLPGATPPKRFKLNRATYGKQADNSPEYSVFVGDLTSDVDDGMLYEFFLSRYPSCRGGKVVLDHLGNSRSKICPTSMGYLQTCNYNYNQYYEQYQNYYAQWGYDQNTGSYSYSYPQYGYTQSTMQSYEEVEDDALEDPAPHTDVEEANRQFVEQSEELYDALVDCQWQPLDSASAEIPVHL
- the LOC114665351 gene encoding tRNA selenocysteine 1-associated protein 1-like isoform X1; the encoded protein is MSTLWMGNLEPYMDEKFIAQAFVTMGETVTGVRIIRNRITGSTAGYCFVEFADEVTAERCLLKINGKPLPGATPPKRFKLNRATYGKQADNSPEYSVFVGDLTSDVDDGMLYEFFLSRYPSCRGGKVVLDHLGNSRGCGFVKFMDESEQKRVLEECQGILGLGGKPLRLSLAKASKICPTSMGYLQTCNYNYNQYYEQYQNYYAQWGYDQNTGSYSYSYPQYGYTQSTMQSYEEVEDDALEDPAPHTDVEEANRQFVEQSEELYDALVDCQWQPLDSASAEIPVHL
- the LOC114665351 gene encoding tRNA selenocysteine 1-associated protein 1-like isoform X3; this encodes MSTLWMGNLEPYMDEKFIAQAFVTMGETVTGVRIIRNRITGSTAGYCFVEFADEVTAERCLLKINGKPLPGATPPKRFKLNRATYGKQADNSPEYSVFVGDLTSDVDDGMLYEFFLSRYPSCRGGKVVLDHLGNSRGCGFVKFMDESEQKRVLEECQGILGLGGKPLRLSLAKASKICPTSMGYLQTCNYNYNQYYEQYQNYYAQWGYDQNTGSYSYSYPQYGYTQSTMQIQPPILMLKKLIGSLWSKVKNFMTH